The Streptomonospora litoralis genome window below encodes:
- a CDS encoding haloacid dehalogenase type II — MAVHPHHPYAVAFDVLETLIDLEPLSRRFTEVGQPAELLRPWFLRIQRDAMALALSGELRPFPDIARQALRTASGDTASEDAIGHVLDGFGDLPPHPDAEPAMRRLQEAGIRIGCLTMGSPAATARFLGSSGLDQFVDRVVTAEEAGVWKPSPEVYHAAATALETPREHLALVAVHAWDCHGAKRAGCLAGWCSRLEGRYGDVFAEPDAVGDTLGDVATGLLELTTA, encoded by the coding sequence ATGGCCGTGCACCCGCACCACCCTTACGCCGTCGCGTTCGACGTCCTGGAGACGCTGATCGACCTCGAACCGCTGAGTCGGCGCTTCACCGAGGTCGGCCAGCCGGCGGAGCTGCTGCGCCCGTGGTTCCTGCGAATCCAGCGCGACGCCATGGCGCTGGCGCTCAGCGGCGAACTGCGCCCCTTCCCCGACATCGCCCGCCAAGCGCTGCGCACCGCCTCCGGCGACACCGCCTCCGAGGACGCCATCGGCCATGTCCTCGACGGCTTCGGCGACCTGCCCCCGCACCCCGACGCCGAGCCCGCCATGCGCAGACTCCAGGAGGCCGGGATCCGCATCGGCTGCCTGACGATGGGCAGCCCAGCCGCCACCGCCCGCTTCCTCGGCTCCTCCGGCCTGGACCAATTCGTCGACAGGGTCGTCACCGCCGAGGAGGCGGGCGTCTGGAAGCCGTCGCCTGAGGTCTACCACGCCGCCGCCACGGCGCTGGAGACCCCGCGCGAACACCTGGCCCTGGTCGCCGTGCACGCCTGGGACTGCCACGGGGCGAAACGCGCGGGCTGCCTCGCGGGTTGGTGCAGCAGGCTCGAAGGCCGCTATGGCGACGTGTTCGCCGAGCCCGACGCCGTGGGGGACACCCTCGGCGACGTCGCCACCGGACTGCTGGAGCTGACCACCGCCTAA